The region CCCACGCTGCGGGTCGCCGATCCGCGCGTCGCGCTCGGCGCGCTCGCGCACGGCTGGCGCCGCCGCTTCGCGCTGCCGGTCGTCGCGGTCACCGGCAGCAACGGCAAGACGACGGTGAAGGAAATGATCGCCGCGATCTTCGCGGCGGCGGTCGGCGAGCCGGCGCGGCTCGCGACCGCCGGCAACTTCAACAACGACGTCGGCCTGCCGCTGACGCTGCTGCGCCTGACGGCCGCGCACCGGCTCGCGGTGATCGAGGTCGGGATGAACCATCCCGGCGAGACCGCGATGCTTGCGCGTCTGACCGCGCCGACGGTCGCCCTCGTCAACAACGCGCAGCGCGAACACCAGGAATTCATGGCGACCGTCGAGGCGGTCGCGCTCGAGCACGCGTCGGTGATCCACGCGCTCGGGCCGGACGGCGTCGCGGTGTTCCCGGCCGACGATGCGTACGCGGGCATCTGGCGCGTCGCCGCGACCGGCAACCGGATCGTCGATTTCGCGCTGACGGGCAACGGCCAGGATCCCGCCGCGGCGGTAACGGGCGCGCTCGAGGGCAATCGTTTGGCGATCCGCACGCCGGCGGGCGCGCTCGATGTGCAGCTGCGCGCGCTGGGCGAGCACAACGCGCGCAACGCGCTCGCCGCGACGGCCGCGGCGCTGGCCGCCGACGTGCCGCTCGACGCGATCCGGTGCGGTCTGGAGGCGTTCGAGCCGGTCAAGGGCCGACTGCAGGTGAAGCGCGCGACGGTCGGCGCGCTTGCGGGTGCGACGGTGATCGACGACACCTATAACGCGAATCCCGACTCGATGCGCGCCGCGATCGACGTGCTGGCCGCGCAGTCCGCGCCGCGCGTGCTCGTGATCGGCGAGATGGGCGAGGTCGGCGACGACGGCCCGGCGTTTCACCGCGAAATCGGCGCGTATGCGCGCGAGCGCGGCATCGACGCGCTGTTCGCGCTCGGCGCCGCGACGCTCGACGCCTGCGCGGGATACGGCGCGGCCGCGCGCCATTTCGACGGGCTGGAGCCGCTCGTCGACGCGCTGCAGGCCGCCCGGTTCGGCCCGCGTGCGACGCTGCTCGTGAAGGGCTCGCGCTTCATGCGGATGGAGCGCGTGGTCGACGCATTGACGAATCAACCCGCATCGGGCGCGACGCCCGGCGCACACTGAGAGAAGGAAAGAAGCATGTTGCTGGCGCTGGCGCAATGGCTGCAAAATGACGCAAGCTTTTTGCGCCTGTTCACGTACCTCACGTTCCGGGCGGTGATGGCCACCATCACCGCGCTGGTGATCGGTCTCGTCTGCGGCCCGTGGGTGATCCGCAAGCTGACCCAGATGAAGGTCGGCCAGGCCGTCCGCAAGGATGGTCCGCAGACGCACCTCGTGAAATCAGGCACGCCGACGATGGGCGGCGTGCTGATCCTGATCGGCATCGCGGTCGCCACCCTGCTGTGGGGCGACCTCACGAACCGCTTCATCTGGATCGTGATGCTCGTGACCTTCGGCTTCGGCGTGATCGGCTGGGTCGACGACTATCGCAAGGTCGTCCACAAGGATCCGCGCGGGATGTCGTCCCGCGAAAAGTATTTCTGGCAGTCGGTGATCGGCCTGTTCGCGGCCGTCTATCTCGCGTTCAGCGTGTCGGAAGCGAGCACCGGCCGGGTCTTCGACCTGTTCATGGCGTGGGTGCGCAGCGGCATGTCGATGGGCCTGCCCGCGCGCGCCGACCTGCTGCTGCCGTTCCTGAAATCGATCAGCTATCCGCTCGGCGTGTGGGGCTTCATCGCGCTCACCTATTTCGTGATCGTCGGCGCGAGCAACGCGGTCAACCTCACCGACGGCCTCGACGGCCTCGTGATCATGCCGGTCGTGCTGGTTGGCGCGTCGCTCGGCGTGTTCGCCTATGTGATGGGCAGCGCCGTCTACTCGAAATACCTGCTGTTTCCGCACATCCCCGGCGCGGGCGAGCTGCTGATCTTCTGCTCGGCCATGGGCGGCGCGGGGCTCGCGTTCCTCTGGTACAACACGCATCCGGCGCAGGTGTTCATGGGCGACGTCGGCGCGCTCGCGCTCGGCGGCGCGCTCGGCACGGTCGCGGTGATCGTGCGCCAGGAAATCGTGTTGTTCATCATGGGCGGCATCTTCGTCGCGGAAACGCTGTCCGTGATGCTGCAGGTCACCTGGTTCAAGTACACGAAGCGCCGTTACGGCGAAGGGCGCCGCATCTTCAAGATGGCGCCGCTGCATCACCATTTCGAATTGTCGGGCTGGAAGGAAACGCAGGTGGTGGTGCGTTTCTGGATCATCACTTTGATGCTGTGCCTGTTCGGTTTGTCCACCCTCAAGCTGCGGTAAAGGGAAGGTAAGGATGTTTGGCGAGAAGTTTGCAGATCGGCAGCGGCCGATGGTGCTCGTGCTGGGGCTCGGCGAATCGGGTCTCGCGATCGCGCGGTGGTGCGCGAGGCACGCGTGCCGGTTGCGCATTGCCGATACGCGCGAGACGCCGCCCAACCTCGCCGCGCTCGAGGCCGCCGGGATCGAGGCCGAATTCGTCGGCGGGCCGCTCTCGCCCGTGCTGCTCGACGGCGGCGTCGAGCTGGTCGCGCTGAGCCCGGGGCTGTCGCCGCTCGCGGACGATCTCGCGCCGCTGCTCGCCGCCGCGCGCGAGCGCGGCGTGCCCGTGTGGGGCGAACTCGAATTCTTCGCGCAGGCGCTCGCGACCCTGCGCGACAACGGCTATGCGCCCAAGGTGCTGGCGATCACCGGCACCAACGGCAAGACCACGACGACGAGCCTCGCCGGCCTGTTGTGCGAACGCGCGGGCCGCAAGGTCGCGGTCGCCGGCAACATCAGTCCGGCCATGCTCGACAAGCTGGCCGAGGCGATCGACGCGACCGCGCTGCCGGACGTCTGGGTGCTCGAACTGTCGAGCTTCCAGCTGGAAACCGCGCAGAGCTTCGCGCCGGACGCCGCGACCATCCTCAACCTGACCCAGGACCATCTCGACTGGCATGGCGGCTTCGAGGCCTATGCGGCGGCGAAGGGCCGGGTCTTCGGCGCGCGCACCGTGCGCGTGCTGAACCGCGACGACGCCGAGGTGATGAAGTTCACGCCGCCCGCGGCGGCGGCCGATGCGCCGCGCTTCGTCACGTTCGGTCTGAACGAGCCGACCCGCGACGGCGATTACGGCCTGCTGCGCGATGGTGGCATCAACTGGCTCGTGCAGGCGCACGACCGCGACGCGAGCGACGAGCCGGTGTCGCCGCGCCGTCGCAAGCAGGAAGCCGCGACGCCGCCCGATCTCGCGCTCAAGCGCCTGATGCCGTCGGACGCGCTGCGGATCCGCGGGCTGCACAACGCGGCGAACGCACTGGCCGCGTTCGCGCTCGCCCGTGCGATCGACCTGCCGGCCGCGCCGCTGCTGCACGGCCTGCGCGAGTATCGCGGCGAGGCGCATCGCGTCGAGCTGATCGCGTCGCTGGACGGCGTCGATTACGTCGACGACAGCAAGGGCACCAATGTCGGCGCGACGGTTGCCGCGCTCGACGGCCTCGCGCAGCGCGCGGTGCTGATCGCCGGCGGCGACGGCAAGGGCCAGGATTTCGCGCCGCTCGCGGCGCCCGTCGCACGCTGGTGCCGTGCGGTGCTGCTGATCGGCCGCGATGCGCCCGCGCTGCGCGCGGCGCTGGCCGAGGCCGGCGTGCCGCTCGTCGACCACGCGACGCTCGAAGAGGCGGTGCGCGCGGCGAGCGCGCTCGCGGAGCCGGGCGATGCGGTGCTGCTGTCGCCCGCCTGCGCGAGCTTCGACATGTTCACCGGTTATGCGCAGCGCGCCGCGGTGTTCCGCAGCGCGGTCGAGGACATCGCACTGGAAAGGGGCACGACGATATGAGCTGGTCCGATCGTCTCGTTTCGCGTTTCAACGGCGCGCGCGATGCCGGCGGCTCGGCCGCGACGGGCGCCGGCGCGCGCATGAGCTCGGGCGCGCGCGCCGCGGCGGGCGGCCTCGCGAGCGTCGTGAACGGCGCGCGTCCGACCCGTTCGCGCATGCTCGATTTCGATTACTCGCTGCTGTGGGTGTCGATCGCGCTGCTCGGGCTGGGCGTGGTGATGGTGTACTCGGCGTCGATCGCAATGCCGGACTCGCCGAAGTACGCGTCGTACCACGACTACGCCTTCCTGCTGCGCCACGTCATCTCGCTCTGCGTCGCGTTCGTCGCGGCGGTGATCGCGTTCCGGGTGCCGGTGTCGACCTGGGACAAATACGCGCCGCACCTGTTCCTGATCGCGCTCGTCGGCCTCGTGATCGTGCTGATCCCGCACGTCGGCAAGGGCGTGAACGGCGCGCGGCGCTGGATCCCGCTCGGCATCACCAACATGCAGCCGTCCGAGATCATGAAGCTTGCCGTGACGATCTACGCGGCGAACTACACGGTGCGCAAGCAGGAGTACATGCAGAGCTTCGCGAAAGGCTTCCTGCCGATGGCGTTCGCGGTCGGCATGGTCGGCGCGCTGCTGCTGCTCGAACCGGACATGGGCGCATTCATGGTGGTCGCCGCGATCGCGATGGGCGTGCTGTTCCTCGGCGGCGTCAACGGCAAGCTGTTCGGCGGGCTGGTCGCGACGGCGGTCGGCACCTTCACGATGCTGGTGTGGCTGTCGCCGTGGCGGCGCGAGCGGATCTTCGCCTACCTCGATCCGTGGGACGAGCGCTATGCGCAGGGCAAGGCCTACCAGCTGACCCACTCGCTGATCGCGTTCGGGCGCGGCGAATGGTTCGGCGTCGGGCTCGGCGGCAGCGTCGAGAAGCTCAACTACCTGCCGGAAGCGCATACCGACTTCATCCTCGCCGTGATCGGCGAGGAACTCGGCTTCGTCGGCGTGCTGGTCGTGATCCTGCTGTTCTACTGGATCGTGCGCCGCGCGTTCGAGATCGGCCGCCAGGCGCTCGCGCTCGACCGCACCTTCGCCGGCCTGACCGCGAAGGGCGTCGGCATCTGGTTCGGCGCGCAGGCGTTCATCAACATGGGCGTGAATCTGGGCCTGCTGCCCACCAAGGGCCTGACGCTGCCGCTCGTCAGCTACGGCGGCTCGGGGATTCTGCTGAACTGCGTGGCGATCGCGGTGCTGCTGCGGGTCGATTACGAAAACCGGGTGCTGATGCGCGGAGGCAAGGTATGAGCGCATCGCAACCGACGCTGCTGGTGATGGCGGGCGGCACCGGGGGCCACGTGTTCCCGGGCCTCGCCGTCGCGCACCGCATGGCGGAGCAGGGCTGGCGGGTCGTATGGCTCGGCAACCCGGCCGGCATGGAGGCGACGCTCGTGCCGAAGCACGGGATTCCGATGGAGTACGTGCGCTTCGGCGGGTTGCGCGGCAAGGGCCTGAAGACCAAGCTGATGCTGCCGTTCAACCTGCTGCGCGCCTGCGCGCAGAGCCTCGCGGTGCTGCGCCGCGTGAAGCCCGACGTGGTGCTCGGCATGGGCGGCTACATCACGTTCCCGGCGGGCGTGATGACGGCGCTGACCGGCCGGCCGCTCGTGCTGCACGAACAGAACTCGATCGGCGGGCTCGCGAACAAGGTGCTCGCGAAGCTCGCGAAGCGCGTGCTCGTCGCGTTCCCGGATGCGCTGCCGCATGCCGAGTGGACCGGCAACCCGATCCGCGCGGAGCTGGCGCGCACCGCGCCGCCGCCGCAGCGCTACGCGGCGCGCGACGGCCGGCTGAACCTGCTGGTGGTGGGCGGCAGCCTCGGCGCCGCCGCGCTCAACGAAGTGGTGCCGCGCGCGCTCGCGCTGATGGCGCCCGGCGAGCGGCCGCACGTCGTGCATCAGGCGGGCGCGAAGCACATCGACACGCTGAAGGCGAACTATGAAGCCGCGGGCCTCGCGCTCGGCAGCGACGTGCAGCTCGCGCCGTTCATCGACGACATGGCGGCGGCCTACGCGGCCGCGGACCTGGTGATCTGCCGCTCCGGCGCGATGACCGTCGCCGAGATCGCGGCGGTGGGCGTCGCGGCGCTGTTCGTGCCGTTCCCGCATGCGGTCGACGACCATCAGACGACCAATGCCGCCTTCCTCGCCGATGTCGGCGCGGCGGTGCTGGTGCAACAACGCGACCTGTCGGCCGAATTGCTGGCCGACTGGTTGCGCAGCCAGTCGCGGGCAACGCTCGCGATCATGGCGGAGCGTTCGCGCTCGCTGGCCAAGCCCGATGCCACCGATGAAGTCGCGCGCGCATGCGCGGCGGTGGCGGGCGCGAACCTGAAAGGAATGCAATGAAACACATCGTCAAACATATTCACTTCGTCGGGATCGGCGGCGCGGGCATGAGCGGGATCGCGGAAGTGCTCGTCAATCTCGGCTACGAGGTCAGCGGCTCGGATCTGTCGCGCAATGCGGTGACCGAGCGGCTTCAGGCGCTCGGCGCGCGGGTTGCGATCGGCCACGACGCGGCCAACATCGAGGGTGCGAACGCGGTGGTGGTGTCCACCGCGGTGCGCTCGGACAACCCGGAAGTGCTCGCGGCGCGCCGTCAGCGCGTGCCGATCGTGCCGCGCGCGGTGATGCTCGCCGAGCTGATGCGGCTCAAGCAGGGGATCGCGATCGCCGGCACGCACGGCAAGACCACGACGACGAGCCTCGTCGCGAGCGTGCTCGCGGCGGGCGGACTCGATCCGACCTTCGTGATCGGCGGCCGGTTGATCAGCGCCGGCGCGAACGCGCGGCTCGGCACCGGCGATTTCTTCGTGGCCGAGGCCGACGAATCGGATGCGTCGTTCTTGAACCTGTATCCGGTGATCGAGGTGATCACGAACATCGATGCGGATCACATGGACACCTATGGGCACGACTTCGCGCGGCTCAAGCAGGCGTTCATCGAGTTTACGCAGCGCCTGCCGTTCTACGGCAGCGCGGTGGTATGTGTCGACGATCCGAACGTGCGCCAGATCATCCCGTTCATCTCGAAGCCGGTGGTGCGCTACGGCCTCGCGGCCGACGCGCAGGTGCGCGCCGAGAACATCGACGCGCGCGACGGCCGCATGCATTTCACGGTGCAGCGCGAAGGGCGCGCGCCGCTCGCGGTGGTGCTGAATTTGCCGGGCCTGCACAACGTGCAGAACGCGCTCGCCGCGATTGCCATCGCGACCGACCTGGGCGTCGCGGACGAGGCGATCCAGCAGGCGCTCGCGGAATTCAACGGCGTCGGCCGGCGCTTCCAGCGGCATGGCGAGATCCCGGTGGCGGGCGGCGCGTACACGTTGATCGACGACTACGGCCATCACCCGGTCGAGATGGCCGCGACGATCGCCGCCGCGCGCGGCGCGTTCCCCGGCCGCCGGCTCGTGCTGGCGTTCCAGCCGCACCGCTATACGCGCACCCGCGACTGCTTCGAGGATTTCGTCCACGTGCTGTCGACGGTCGATGCGCTGGTGTTGACGGAGGTCTACGCAGCCGGCGAGGCGCCGATCCCGACCGCCAACGGCGACGCGCTGTCGCGCGCGGTGCGCGCGGCGGGCAAGGTCGTGCCGGTGCTCGTCGAGCACGTCGACGCGCTGCCGGAGGCGCTCACGCAGGTCGCGCAGCCGGGCGACGTGGTGATCACGATGGGTGCGGGCTCGATCGGCGGCGTGCCGGGCAAGCTCGTGCAGGACACGCAACGGAAGGCATGAGATGAACGCGATCGATCCGCAACGATTCGGCAAGGTGGCGGTGCTGCTCGGCGGCGAGTCGGCCGAGCGCGAGGTGTCGCTCAACTCGGGCCGGCTGGTCGTGCAGGGGCTGCGCGATGCCGGCATCGACGCCCATCCGTTCGATCCGTCCGAGCGGCCGTTGGCGGCGCTCAAGGACGAGGGTTTCGCGCGCGCGTTCAATGCGCTGCACGGGGGCTACGGCGAGAACGGCCAGATCCAGGGCGCGCTCGATTTCTACGGGATCCGCTACACCGGCAGCGGCGTGCTCGGCTCGGCGCTCGGGCTCGACAAGTTCCGCACCAAGCTGGTGTGGCAGCAGACCGGCGTGCCGACGCCGCCGTTCGAGACGGTGCTGCGCGGCGATGCCTACGATGCGCGCGCGCAGGAGATCGTCGCGAAGCTGGGCCTGCCCTTGTTCGTGAAGCCGGCGAGCGAAGGCTCGAGCGTCGCGGTGCTGAAGGTGAAGGACGCCGCTGCGTTGCCTGTCGCACTGGCCGAAGCGGCGCAACACGACAAAATCGTGATCGTCGAGAAGAGCATCGAAGGCGGCGGCGAGTACACCGCGTGCATCGCGGCGGATCTCGACCTGCCGCTGATCCGCATCGTGCCGGCGGGCGAGTTCTATGACTATCACGCGAAGTACGTCGCCGACGACACGCAGTATCTGATCCCGTGTGGCCTCGGCGAGGCGCGCGAGGCGGAACTGAAGCGGCTCGCGCGGCGCGCGTTCGACGTGCTCGGCTGCACCGATTGGGGCCGCGCGGATTTCATGCTCGACGCGGCGGGCGACGCGTATTTCCTCGAAGTGAACACGGCGCCGGGGATGACCGATCATTCGCTGCCGCCGAAGGCGGCGCGCGCGGTCGGCATCAGCTACTCGGCGCTGGTGGTGAAGATCCTGTCGTTGACCCTGGAAGACTGAAGCGGAACCGGATGTGAGTCATGTGGAATAACGTTCGCCAACTGAACCTTGCCGCCAGCGCGTTGTACGCGCTGTTGCTGCTCGCGTTGGCGGCCGCGGGGTGCTACTGGCTGATTCAGCGTCCGACTTTCGCGCTGCGCGCGATCCAGATCGACGGCGATACCGAGCACATCAACGCGCCGACGGTGCGCGCGGGCGTGGTGGGCCGGCTCAAGGGCAATTTCTTCACGGTCGACCTGGACACCGCGCGGGTGGCGTTCGAGCAGATGCCGTGGGTACGGCACGCGAGCGTGCGGCGAGTGTGGCCGAACGCGCTCGCTGTCACGCTCGAGGAGTACAAACCGTTGGGCACCTGGGGCAGCGATCAGCTGGTCAGCACCGACGGCGAGCTGTTTACCGCGAACCAGGGCGAGCTGGAGGAAGGCCTGCCCGCGTTCGACGGTCCGGAAGGCAGCGCGAAGGAGGTGGTCGCGCGCTATCGCGATTTCAAGAAGTGGTTCGCGCCGCTCAAGGCGACGCCGGAGGAGGTGACGCTGTCGCCGCGCTACGCGTGGACGGTCAAGTTGTCGAACGGCATGCAGGTGGAGCTGGGCAAGGAGCGCAACGGCGGGACGCTGTTCGACCGCACGCAGCGCCTCGTCGCCGCGTGGCCGGCCGTCACGCAGCGCTGGGGCGGCGACATCGAGTATGCGGACCTGCGTTACCCGAACGGGTTCGCGGTTCGTGCGGCGGGCATGCGCTTCCTGAGCGAACCCGACAAGGGCAAGAAGTAACAGGACATCACACGCAAGAGCACTTTATGAGCAAAGACTACAAGGATCTGCTGGTTGCCCTCGACATCGGCACGTCGAAGGTGGTGGCCGTCGTCGCGGAACTGAAGGGCGAGGGGCACTACGAGGTCATCGGCCTCGGCCAGAGCGAGTCGAAGGGCTTGAAGAAAGGCGTGGTGGTGAACATCGAGGCCACCGTGCAGTCGATCCAGCGCGCGCTCGAGGAAGCCGAGCTGATGGCCGACTGCAAGATCACCAACGTCTTCACCGGGATCGCCGGCAGCCACATCCGCAGCTTCAATTCGAGCGGGATGGTCGCGATCAAGGAAAAGGAAGTCACCCAGACCGACGTCGCGCGCGTGATCGAGACCGCCAAGGCGATCAACATCCCGACCGACCAGCAGGTGCTGCACATCCTCACGCAGGAATTCATCATCGACGGCCAGGAGGACGTGCGCGAGCCGATCGGCATGAGCGGCATCCGCCTCGAGGTGAAGGTGCATATCGTGACGGGCGCGGTCAGCGCCGCGCAGAACATCGTGAAGTGCGTGCGCCGCTGCGGGCTCGAGGTGAACGACCTGATCCTGCAGCCGCTCGCGTCGTCGCTCGCGGTGCTGACCGAGGACGAGAAGGACCTCGGCGTGGTGCTGGTCGACATCGGCGGCGGCACGACCGACATCGCGATCTTCGCGGAAGGCGCGATCCGCCACACGGCCGTGATCCCGATCGCGGGCGACCAGATCACGAGCGACATCGCGATGGCGCTGCGCACGCCGACGCCGGATGCGGAAGACATCAAGGTGGGCTACGGCATCGCGAAGCAGGCGCTGGCCGATCCGGACGAGATGGTCGAGGTGCCGGGGCTGGGCGAGCGCGGTCCGCGCACGCTGTCGCGGCAGGCGCTTGCCGCGGTGATCGAGCCGCGCGTCGAGGAGCTGTTCTCGCTCGTTCAACAGGTCGTGCGCGAATCCGGTTACGAAGAGTTACTCAGTTCCGGTGTTGTGCTGACTGGCGGCGCGGCGATGATGCCGGGAATGGTCGAACTCGGCGAAGACATTTTCCTCAAACCGGTGCGCATCGGCGCGCCGGAATACGCGGGCGGTCTCGCGGACGTGGTGCGCAATCCGCGCTACTCGACCGCGATGGGGCTGCTCGTCGAAGGCAGCGCACAGCGCACGCGCGGCCGCAAGGTCGCGGTGCAGTCCGGCTCGGCCGGCCAGATCTTCACGCGGATGAAGGACTGGTTCCTGAGCAACTTCTAATCGATTTGAAACTCGCGCCGGTACTGGTGGCCGGCGCGCGACAGAGGGTTGCCCGATCTTCTGCCGAATAACGCCAGAGTTTTTTTCTTGACGGAGGCAACAATGGAATTCGAAATGCTGGAAACCGAAACCAACGGCACGGTCATCAAGGTGATCGGCGTTGGCGGCGCTGGCGGCAATGCCGTGCAGCACATGATCAACCGCGGAGTGCAGGGCGTCGACTTCGTCGTGATGAACACGGATGCGCAGGCGCTGTCGCGTTCGCGCGCGCCGAACGTGATCCAGCTCGGCGGCACCGGCCTCGGCGCCGGCGCGAAGCCGGAGATGGGCCGTGCGTCGGCGGAAGAGGCGCGCGAGCGCATCGCCGATTCGCTGCGCGGCGCGCACATGGTGTTCATCACCGCAGGCATGGGCGGCGGCACGGGCACGGGCGCGGCGCCCGTGGTCGCGCAGATCGCGAAGGAAATGGGCATCCTGACGGTGGGTGTCGTGAGCAAGCCGTTCGAATTCGAAGGCGGCAAGCGGATGCGCGTGGCGGAAGCCGGCGCGCAGCAACTGGAGGATCACGTCGACTCGCTGATCGTCGTGCTGAACGACAAGCTGTTCGAGGTGATGGGCGACGACGCCGAGATGGACAAGTGCTTCCAGTGCGCTGACGACGTGCTCAACAACGCCGTGGCCGGCATCGCCGAGATCATCAATGTCGATGGTCTGGTGAACGTCGACTTCGAGGACGTGAAGACGGTGATGGGCGAGCAGGGCAAGGCGATGATGGGCACGGCGACGGTCGCCGGCGTCGATCGCGCGCGCCTCGCCGCCGAGCAGGCGGTCGCGAGCCCGCTGCTCGAGGGCGTCGACCTGTCGGGCGCGCGCGGCGTGCTGGTGAACATCACGTCGAGCCGTTCGCTGCGCCTGTCGGAAACCCGCGAAGTGATGAACACCATCAAGAGCTACGCGGCCGACGACGCCACGGTGATCTTCGGTGCGGTGTACGACGACGCGATGGGCGATGCGCTGCGCGTGACGGTGGTCGCGACGGGCCTCGGCCGCGCGGCGAAGAAGCAGCAGTCGGCGCCGATGACGCTGCTGCGCACCGGCACCGACAACCAGCCGATCAGCGCGGTGGCGCACAGCTACGCGCCGGCGCACGTGAGCGCGGCCGACTACGGCGCGCTCGACACGCCGGCCGTGTGGCGCAATTCGCGCGAGACGGCGGCGTCGCACGTGCAGGCGCTGCAGGAAAAGGGCGTCGACACGTACGACATCCCGGCCTTCCTGCGCAAGCAGGCGGACTGACGCACGGGCAGGCCGGGCCGCCTCGCGGCCGGGCCGACGTGACGGATGGAAACGGCGCATGACAGGCCGCGTCGCATGCGACGCCGGGCCGGGCATCGTGCCCTCTTCGCGGCTGCGAAGCGGGCAGGCGTCGTGCC is a window of Burkholderia sp. FERM BP-3421 DNA encoding:
- a CDS encoding cell division protein FtsQ/DivIB, with amino-acid sequence MWNNVRQLNLAASALYALLLLALAAAGCYWLIQRPTFALRAIQIDGDTEHINAPTVRAGVVGRLKGNFFTVDLDTARVAFEQMPWVRHASVRRVWPNALAVTLEEYKPLGTWGSDQLVSTDGELFTANQGELEEGLPAFDGPEGSAKEVVARYRDFKKWFAPLKATPEEVTLSPRYAWTVKLSNGMQVELGKERNGGTLFDRTQRLVAAWPAVTQRWGGDIEYADLRYPNGFAVRAAGMRFLSEPDKGKK
- a CDS encoding UDP-N-acetylmuramoyl-tripeptide--D-alanyl-D-alanine ligase translates to MTMLTLREAAQLIPGATVLGEPEAGFARVSTDSRTAGPGDLFVALKGERFDAHDFLGEVAARGVSAVLAARTPADWPVPTLRVADPRVALGALAHGWRRRFALPVVAVTGSNGKTTVKEMIAAIFAAAVGEPARLATAGNFNNDVGLPLTLLRLTAAHRLAVIEVGMNHPGETAMLARLTAPTVALVNNAQREHQEFMATVEAVALEHASVIHALGPDGVAVFPADDAYAGIWRVAATGNRIVDFALTGNGQDPAAAVTGALEGNRLAIRTPAGALDVQLRALGEHNARNALAATAAALAADVPLDAIRCGLEAFEPVKGRLQVKRATVGALAGATVIDDTYNANPDSMRAAIDVLAAQSAPRVLVIGEMGEVGDDGPAFHREIGAYARERGIDALFALGAATLDACAGYGAAARHFDGLEPLVDALQAARFGPRATLLVKGSRFMRMERVVDALTNQPASGATPGAH
- a CDS encoding D-alanine--D-alanine ligase — its product is MNAIDPQRFGKVAVLLGGESAEREVSLNSGRLVVQGLRDAGIDAHPFDPSERPLAALKDEGFARAFNALHGGYGENGQIQGALDFYGIRYTGSGVLGSALGLDKFRTKLVWQQTGVPTPPFETVLRGDAYDARAQEIVAKLGLPLFVKPASEGSSVAVLKVKDAAALPVALAEAAQHDKIVIVEKSIEGGGEYTACIAADLDLPLIRIVPAGEFYDYHAKYVADDTQYLIPCGLGEAREAELKRLARRAFDVLGCTDWGRADFMLDAAGDAYFLEVNTAPGMTDHSLPPKAARAVGISYSALVVKILSLTLED
- the mraY gene encoding phospho-N-acetylmuramoyl-pentapeptide-transferase, which produces MLLALAQWLQNDASFLRLFTYLTFRAVMATITALVIGLVCGPWVIRKLTQMKVGQAVRKDGPQTHLVKSGTPTMGGVLILIGIAVATLLWGDLTNRFIWIVMLVTFGFGVIGWVDDYRKVVHKDPRGMSSREKYFWQSVIGLFAAVYLAFSVSEASTGRVFDLFMAWVRSGMSMGLPARADLLLPFLKSISYPLGVWGFIALTYFVIVGASNAVNLTDGLDGLVIMPVVLVGASLGVFAYVMGSAVYSKYLLFPHIPGAGELLIFCSAMGGAGLAFLWYNTHPAQVFMGDVGALALGGALGTVAVIVRQEIVLFIMGGIFVAETLSVMLQVTWFKYTKRRYGEGRRIFKMAPLHHHFELSGWKETQVVVRFWIITLMLCLFGLSTLKLR
- the ftsW gene encoding putative lipid II flippase FtsW → MSWSDRLVSRFNGARDAGGSAATGAGARMSSGARAAAGGLASVVNGARPTRSRMLDFDYSLLWVSIALLGLGVVMVYSASIAMPDSPKYASYHDYAFLLRHVISLCVAFVAAVIAFRVPVSTWDKYAPHLFLIALVGLVIVLIPHVGKGVNGARRWIPLGITNMQPSEIMKLAVTIYAANYTVRKQEYMQSFAKGFLPMAFAVGMVGALLLLEPDMGAFMVVAAIAMGVLFLGGVNGKLFGGLVATAVGTFTMLVWLSPWRRERIFAYLDPWDERYAQGKAYQLTHSLIAFGRGEWFGVGLGGSVEKLNYLPEAHTDFILAVIGEELGFVGVLVVILLFYWIVRRAFEIGRQALALDRTFAGLTAKGVGIWFGAQAFINMGVNLGLLPTKGLTLPLVSYGGSGILLNCVAIAVLLRVDYENRVLMRGGKV
- the murG gene encoding undecaprenyldiphospho-muramoylpentapeptide beta-N-acetylglucosaminyltransferase produces the protein MSASQPTLLVMAGGTGGHVFPGLAVAHRMAEQGWRVVWLGNPAGMEATLVPKHGIPMEYVRFGGLRGKGLKTKLMLPFNLLRACAQSLAVLRRVKPDVVLGMGGYITFPAGVMTALTGRPLVLHEQNSIGGLANKVLAKLAKRVLVAFPDALPHAEWTGNPIRAELARTAPPPQRYAARDGRLNLLVVGGSLGAAALNEVVPRALALMAPGERPHVVHQAGAKHIDTLKANYEAAGLALGSDVQLAPFIDDMAAAYAAADLVICRSGAMTVAEIAAVGVAALFVPFPHAVDDHQTTNAAFLADVGAAVLVQQRDLSAELLADWLRSQSRATLAIMAERSRSLAKPDATDEVARACAAVAGANLKGMQ
- the murD gene encoding UDP-N-acetylmuramoyl-L-alanine--D-glutamate ligase, whose product is MFGEKFADRQRPMVLVLGLGESGLAIARWCARHACRLRIADTRETPPNLAALEAAGIEAEFVGGPLSPVLLDGGVELVALSPGLSPLADDLAPLLAAARERGVPVWGELEFFAQALATLRDNGYAPKVLAITGTNGKTTTTSLAGLLCERAGRKVAVAGNISPAMLDKLAEAIDATALPDVWVLELSSFQLETAQSFAPDAATILNLTQDHLDWHGGFEAYAAAKGRVFGARTVRVLNRDDAEVMKFTPPAAAADAPRFVTFGLNEPTRDGDYGLLRDGGINWLVQAHDRDASDEPVSPRRRKQEAATPPDLALKRLMPSDALRIRGLHNAANALAAFALARAIDLPAAPLLHGLREYRGEAHRVELIASLDGVDYVDDSKGTNVGATVAALDGLAQRAVLIAGGDGKGQDFAPLAAPVARWCRAVLLIGRDAPALRAALAEAGVPLVDHATLEEAVRAASALAEPGDAVLLSPACASFDMFTGYAQRAAVFRSAVEDIALERGTTI
- the murC gene encoding UDP-N-acetylmuramate--L-alanine ligase translates to MKHIVKHIHFVGIGGAGMSGIAEVLVNLGYEVSGSDLSRNAVTERLQALGARVAIGHDAANIEGANAVVVSTAVRSDNPEVLAARRQRVPIVPRAVMLAELMRLKQGIAIAGTHGKTTTTSLVASVLAAGGLDPTFVIGGRLISAGANARLGTGDFFVAEADESDASFLNLYPVIEVITNIDADHMDTYGHDFARLKQAFIEFTQRLPFYGSAVVCVDDPNVRQIIPFISKPVVRYGLAADAQVRAENIDARDGRMHFTVQREGRAPLAVVLNLPGLHNVQNALAAIAIATDLGVADEAIQQALAEFNGVGRRFQRHGEIPVAGGAYTLIDDYGHHPVEMAATIAAARGAFPGRRLVLAFQPHRYTRTRDCFEDFVHVLSTVDALVLTEVYAAGEAPIPTANGDALSRAVRAAGKVVPVLVEHVDALPEALTQVAQPGDVVITMGAGSIGGVPGKLVQDTQRKA